The following proteins are co-located in the Paludibaculum fermentans genome:
- a CDS encoding CDP-alcohol phosphatidyltransferase family protein, with amino-acid sequence MRYLPNTITILRILFTPLIGVFLARHDARGAFPLMFVAGFSDMLDGYLARRFQWQSKLGGMLDPIADKVLAITVYLGLAFGGSMPWWLVWLVLGRDALILLFSAGALLFTKIRALPPSIWGKFSTFFQLGLAGWIIMDLAWPGYPPHWVITSFLWLSAAATVVSGLHYMYTGVRLLREA; translated from the coding sequence ATGCGCTATCTACCCAACACCATCACCATCCTTCGAATCCTGTTTACTCCTTTGATTGGCGTCTTTCTGGCGCGCCACGACGCCCGCGGCGCGTTTCCCCTGATGTTCGTGGCCGGCTTCTCGGACATGCTGGACGGCTATCTGGCGCGGCGCTTCCAGTGGCAGTCGAAGCTGGGTGGCATGCTGGATCCCATCGCCGACAAGGTGCTGGCGATTACGGTGTACCTGGGCCTGGCGTTCGGCGGGTCGATGCCCTGGTGGCTGGTGTGGCTGGTGCTGGGCCGCGACGCCCTGATCCTGCTGTTTTCGGCCGGCGCCCTACTTTTTACAAAGATCCGCGCACTGCCGCCCAGCATTTGGGGCAAGTTCAGCACTTTCTTCCAGTTAGGACTGGCGGGCTGGATCATCATGGACTTGGCCTGGCCCGGTTATCCGCCACATTGGGTGATTACGTCGTTTCTTTGGCTCTCCGCGGCGGCCACAGTGGTGAGCGGGCTGCACTATATGTACACCGGAGTCCGGTTGCTGCGCGAAGCTTAA